Proteins encoded by one window of Phytohabitans houttuyneae:
- a CDS encoding carbohydrate ABC transporter permease, with protein sequence MTTTTARPVRVPGSSRAPGRRRRVHGRDLVGAALSLPALLLFAFFAIYPGLRVFYLSLFDYSLTAPPEFVGLDNFRFLAEDPRFRQAVLNSLFYTVGTYLPALALALALAVVLRRRMRGLGWVRLLYFLPVATSWVAISVVWRLVLHPDGLLNETLHIDVNWLTSSSTARWALVIMGIWKETGFFLILFLAGLARMPEDVHEAALVDGANTWQRFWRVTFPLLKPITAICSVIAVIRGFQAFSPQVVLTGGAFDTEVVNLFVYKTAFESARMGRASAVAVLMFLLLIAVTLVQLRVFRRNDV encoded by the coding sequence TTGACCACCACGACGGCACGCCCGGTTCGGGTGCCCGGCAGCAGCCGGGCGCCCGGCCGGCGCCGGCGCGTGCACGGCCGCGACCTGGTCGGCGCCGCGCTGTCGCTGCCCGCGCTGCTGCTGTTCGCCTTCTTCGCGATCTACCCGGGGCTGCGGGTGTTCTACCTGAGCCTTTTCGACTACAGCCTCACCGCGCCGCCGGAGTTCGTGGGGCTGGACAACTTCCGGTTCCTGGCCGAGGACCCCCGGTTCCGGCAGGCGGTGCTCAACTCCCTCTTCTACACCGTCGGCACGTACCTGCCCGCGCTCGCCCTCGCGCTGGCCCTCGCCGTGGTGCTGCGCCGCCGGATGCGCGGGCTCGGCTGGGTGCGCCTGCTGTACTTCCTGCCGGTCGCCACGAGCTGGGTCGCCATCTCCGTCGTCTGGCGACTCGTCCTGCACCCGGACGGCCTGCTGAACGAGACGCTCCACATCGACGTGAACTGGCTGACCAGCAGCAGCACCGCCAGGTGGGCACTGGTGATCATGGGCATCTGGAAGGAGACCGGCTTCTTCCTCATCCTCTTCCTGGCCGGCCTCGCCCGCATGCCCGAGGACGTGCACGAGGCGGCCCTCGTCGACGGCGCGAACACGTGGCAGCGCTTCTGGCGGGTCACGTTTCCGCTGCTCAAGCCGATCACCGCGATCTGCTCGGTGATCGCCGTGATCCGCGGCTTCCAGGCGTTCAGCCCGCAGGTGGTGCTCACCGGCGGTGCCTTCGACACGGAGGTGGTCAACCTGTTCGTTTACAAGACCGCCTTCGAGAGTGCGCGCATGGGCCGCGCGAGCGCGGTGGCCGTGCTCATGTTCCTGCTGCTCATCGCGGTGACGCTGGTGCAGCTTCGGGTGTTCCGGAGGAACGACGTATGA
- a CDS encoding carbohydrate ABC transporter permease, with protein sequence MRRLVWIPVTAGGLAFAAILLYAAISALKPGGEVLAVPIEWWPSRFEWHNLRLPFEETPFARYYANSVFVGVTVTLLNIVTCTLAGYSFSKFSYPGRNVAFVVVLATLMVPLEVIYVPLYALIYDLGWVNSFAGLIIPAGTSAFGIFLMRQAIDSVPDELLEAARLDGAGVIRTLLTIIGPLVRGPMAALALFIFLMNWDSHLWPLLVASDDDHRTLPVGLAAMQANNLGASGIPMMMAAAVLALLPTVVLFLSLQKRFVEGVAMSAGLR encoded by the coding sequence ATGAGGCGCCTCGTCTGGATCCCGGTGACCGCCGGCGGCCTCGCCTTCGCGGCCATCCTGCTGTACGCGGCCATCTCCGCCCTCAAGCCGGGCGGCGAGGTGCTCGCGGTGCCGATCGAGTGGTGGCCGAGCCGCTTCGAGTGGCACAACCTGAGGCTGCCGTTCGAGGAGACGCCGTTCGCCCGCTACTACGCCAACAGCGTCTTCGTCGGCGTCACCGTCACGTTGCTCAACATCGTCACCTGCACGCTCGCCGGGTACAGCTTCTCCAAGTTCTCCTACCCGGGTCGGAACGTGGCGTTCGTGGTCGTGCTGGCCACGCTGATGGTGCCGCTCGAGGTCATCTACGTGCCGCTGTACGCGCTGATCTACGACCTCGGCTGGGTCAACAGCTTCGCCGGCCTGATCATCCCGGCGGGCACCAGCGCGTTCGGCATCTTCCTCATGCGCCAGGCCATCGACTCGGTACCGGACGAGCTGCTCGAAGCCGCCCGGCTGGACGGCGCCGGCGTGATCCGCACCCTGCTGACGATCATCGGCCCGCTGGTGCGCGGCCCGATGGCGGCGCTGGCCCTGTTCATCTTCCTCATGAACTGGGACAGCCACCTCTGGCCGCTGCTCGTCGCCTCCGACGACGACCACCGCACCCTGCCCGTCGGCCTGGCCGCCATGCAGGCGAACAACCTGGGTGCCAGCGGGATCCCGATGATGATGGCCGCCGCGGTGCTCGCGCTGCTGCCGACGGTGGTGCTCTTCCTGTCGCTGCAGAAGCGGTTCGTGGAGGGCGTGGCGATGAGTGCGGGGCTGCGATGA
- a CDS encoding N-acetylmannosamine-6-phosphate 2-epimerase: MTLFPARSLIVSCQAGAASALRGPEPMALMAREAAAGGAAGIRANGPADVAAIRAAVDLPIIGIHKLGDPAGVFITPTAAAAAEVVRAGATLVALDGTLRPRPDGVPLAALISVIHADLGVPVMADVDTYEAGVAAREAGADLVASTLSGYTGGGPVPDGPDLDLVARLASTLDCPVVAEGRYATPEQVRAALDAGAHAVVVGTAITNPAAITRHFLRATA, encoded by the coding sequence GTGACGCTGTTTCCCGCCCGTTCGCTGATCGTCTCCTGCCAGGCCGGCGCGGCCAGCGCCCTGCGCGGTCCGGAGCCGATGGCGTTGATGGCCCGCGAGGCGGCCGCCGGCGGTGCGGCCGGCATCCGGGCCAACGGCCCCGCCGACGTGGCCGCCATCCGCGCCGCGGTCGACCTGCCGATCATCGGCATCCACAAGCTCGGCGACCCGGCCGGCGTCTTCATCACGCCGACCGCAGCAGCGGCCGCCGAGGTGGTACGGGCCGGCGCCACGCTTGTCGCGCTCGACGGCACGCTGCGTCCCCGCCCGGACGGCGTCCCGCTCGCCGCGCTCATCTCGGTCATCCACGCCGACCTTGGCGTGCCGGTGATGGCGGACGTCGACACCTACGAGGCCGGGGTCGCCGCCCGCGAGGCCGGCGCCGACCTCGTCGCCTCCACGCTGTCCGGGTACACCGGCGGCGGCCCGGTGCCGGACGGGCCCGACCTCGACCTCGTGGCCCGGCTGGCGTCCACACTGGACTGTCCCGTTGTCGCCGAGGGCCGGTACGCCACGCCGGAGCAGGTGCGGGCCGCGCTGGACGCGGGCGCGCACGCGGTCGTCGTCGGCACGGCCATCACCAACCCGGCGGCCATCACCCGCCACTTCCTCCGGGCGACGGCATGA
- a CDS encoding sugar isomerase domain-containing protein — MSNSTIDRPAALGVLQDAMDRVVATQGAAISEAARLCTEALTGDGIIQAFGTGHSRSFTMEIAGRAGGLVPANQLSIKDVVMYGGVDPEEILDPTKERDPELAHRVWELHDISPADVFLIASNSGINGAVVEMARLARRNGNPVVAVTSLAHSEAVPTRDPAGERLFEVADVVIDNCGVPGDAAYELPGGARIVPTSTLTSALIAQLLTAEICAALVARGIDPPVYISENVVGGDAHNAALRERYASRIRRHEP, encoded by the coding sequence GTGAGCAACAGCACCATCGACCGGCCCGCCGCGCTCGGCGTGCTCCAGGACGCCATGGACCGCGTCGTCGCCACCCAGGGCGCCGCGATCAGCGAGGCGGCGCGGCTGTGCACCGAGGCGCTGACCGGCGACGGCATCATCCAGGCGTTCGGCACCGGGCACTCGCGGTCGTTCACGATGGAGATCGCCGGCCGGGCGGGCGGGCTCGTGCCGGCCAACCAACTGTCCATCAAGGACGTCGTGATGTACGGCGGCGTCGACCCCGAGGAGATCCTCGACCCCACCAAGGAGCGCGACCCCGAGCTGGCGCACCGGGTGTGGGAGCTGCACGACATCAGCCCGGCGGACGTGTTCCTCATCGCCTCCAACTCCGGCATCAACGGCGCGGTGGTGGAGATGGCCCGGCTCGCCCGCCGCAACGGCAACCCGGTCGTCGCGGTCACCTCGCTGGCGCACAGCGAGGCGGTGCCCACCCGCGACCCCGCGGGCGAACGCCTCTTCGAGGTCGCCGACGTCGTCATCGACAACTGCGGGGTGCCCGGCGACGCCGCGTACGAGCTGCCCGGCGGCGCGCGCATCGTGCCGACCTCGACGCTGACGAGCGCGCTGATCGCCCAGCTGCTGACCGCCGAGATCTGCGCGGCGCTGGTGGCCCGCGGCATCGACCCGCCGGTATACATCTCCGAGAACGTGGTCGGCGGCGACGCGCACAACGCCGCGCTGCGCGAGCGGTACGCCTCACGCATCCGCCGCCACGAGCCCTGA
- a CDS encoding ABC transporter ATP-binding protein, whose protein sequence is MGPRLRTLVSFLRPHTPTLVAGLLLGLVANAAGLATPMVTKWVLDSLGGSMAWPLTALIALVVVGAGISLRQWILMGTLAERVILDARVSIIRRYFAATVGDLTRRPSGELVTRATSDTGLLREASSSIVGIVNSSLAMIATLVLMGVLDLVLLGCTLAAVVIVGAVMATLMPTIAKAQEAAQESVGRLGGTLDGALRAIRTVKASRAEARQSARIEADARESAEASIRAARRTAVVWTIAWSGIQLSVIAILGIGAWRAEQGLLEISSLIAFLLYAFQLMGPITELTQNVTALQAGVAAAARIRQIEAIEVEPTAPPAASAPPAVEPDPTQPVLALRGVTARYAPGTEPAVRDIDLDIPRRGHTAVVGPSGAGKTTLFSLMLRFLEPESGELFLDGRPYRTYGHGEVRARLAYVEQETPIVPGTIRDNLLFTHPDATEEELRAVLAAVRLDGKVDALDEGLDTPLTSSAVSGGERQRIALARAILRTPDVLLLDEATAQVDGLTEAALQECVRERAAVGAVVTIAHRLSTVLDADTIVVLEGGRVRAQGSHDELLATDELYRRLVEALRIATSGLVAADA, encoded by the coding sequence ATGGGTCCACGCCTCCGCACCCTCGTCTCGTTCCTCAGGCCGCACACCCCGACGCTCGTCGCCGGCCTCCTTCTCGGCCTGGTGGCCAACGCCGCCGGCCTCGCCACCCCGATGGTCACCAAGTGGGTGCTCGACTCGCTCGGCGGCTCGATGGCCTGGCCACTCACCGCGCTGATCGCGCTCGTGGTGGTCGGCGCCGGCATCTCGCTGCGCCAGTGGATCCTGATGGGGACGCTGGCCGAGCGGGTCATCCTCGACGCACGCGTGTCGATCATCCGGCGGTACTTCGCGGCCACGGTCGGCGACCTCACCCGCCGGCCCAGCGGCGAGCTCGTCACCCGGGCCACCTCGGACACCGGCCTGCTCCGCGAGGCGTCCAGCAGCATCGTCGGCATCGTCAACAGCTCGCTCGCGATGATCGCGACGCTGGTGCTCATGGGCGTGCTCGACCTCGTGCTGCTCGGCTGCACGCTCGCGGCCGTGGTGATCGTGGGCGCCGTCATGGCCACGCTGATGCCGACGATCGCCAAGGCGCAGGAGGCCGCGCAGGAGTCGGTGGGGCGGCTCGGCGGCACGCTGGACGGCGCGCTCCGCGCGATCCGCACCGTCAAGGCCAGCCGCGCCGAGGCCCGGCAGAGCGCGCGGATCGAGGCGGACGCGCGGGAGTCCGCCGAGGCCAGCATCCGCGCCGCCCGGCGCACCGCGGTGGTGTGGACGATCGCGTGGAGCGGCATCCAGCTCTCGGTCATCGCGATCCTCGGCATCGGCGCGTGGCGGGCCGAGCAAGGGCTGCTGGAGATCTCCAGCCTGATCGCGTTCCTGCTCTACGCGTTTCAGCTCATGGGGCCGATCACCGAGCTCACGCAGAACGTCACGGCGCTGCAGGCCGGCGTCGCGGCCGCGGCCCGCATCCGCCAGATCGAGGCCATCGAGGTCGAGCCCACCGCGCCGCCGGCCGCTTCCGCGCCGCCGGCGGTCGAGCCGGACCCCACCCAGCCGGTACTCGCGCTGCGCGGCGTCACCGCCCGCTACGCGCCGGGCACCGAGCCGGCGGTGCGCGACATCGACCTCGACATCCCGCGGCGCGGCCACACCGCGGTCGTCGGGCCGTCCGGCGCCGGCAAGACCACGCTCTTCTCACTGATGCTGCGTTTCCTGGAGCCGGAGAGCGGCGAGCTGTTCCTGGACGGCCGTCCCTACCGCACATACGGGCACGGGGAGGTGCGCGCCCGCCTGGCCTACGTCGAGCAGGAGACGCCGATCGTCCCCGGCACGATCCGGGACAACCTGCTCTTCACCCACCCCGACGCCACCGAGGAGGAGCTGCGCGCGGTGCTCGCGGCGGTGCGGCTCGACGGCAAGGTCGATGCCCTCGACGAAGGGCTGGACACACCGCTCACGTCGAGCGCTGTCTCCGGCGGGGAGCGCCAGCGCATCGCCCTGGCGAGGGCCATCCTGCGCACCCCGGACGTGCTGCTGCTCGACGAGGCCACCGCCCAGGTCGACGGCCTCACCGAGGCGGCGCTGCAGGAGTGCGTCCGCGAGCGGGCCGCGGTGGGCGCCGTCGTCACCATCGCCCACCGCCTGTCCACCGTGCTCGACGCGGACACGATCGTGGTGCTGGAGGGCGGGCGGGTGCGCGCCCAGGGCAGCCACGACGAGCTCCTCGCCACCGACGAGCTGTACCGCCGGCTCGTCGAGGCGCTGCGCATCGCCACGTCAGGGCTCGTGGCGGCGGATGCGTGA
- a CDS encoding TetR/AcrR family transcriptional regulator has protein sequence MVDTQDTASRARTRQAIIDAAIAVLGKNLSAPLGEVATAAEVGRTTLHRYYPERSDLIKAIKAESVLRLRQATERARLDEGTGAEALRRLCEEYFDLGNVLSLIFSEHQFLTEADWCEFGTSEDLFRVTVERGHRDGSIDPELPVSWLESVLWSQLYAAWSYAAESGESRHQVLRLTVRTLAGAIAPREA, from the coding sequence GTGGTGGACACGCAGGACACGGCCAGCCGGGCCCGCACGCGGCAGGCGATCATCGATGCCGCGATCGCCGTGCTCGGCAAAAATCTGTCCGCCCCGCTCGGCGAGGTCGCCACGGCCGCCGAGGTCGGCCGCACGACCCTGCATCGGTACTATCCGGAGCGCTCCGACCTGATCAAAGCGATCAAGGCGGAGAGCGTGCTGCGGCTCAGGCAGGCCACCGAGCGGGCCCGCCTCGACGAGGGCACCGGCGCGGAGGCGCTGCGCCGCCTCTGCGAGGAGTACTTCGACCTGGGCAACGTGCTCTCCCTGATCTTCAGCGAGCACCAGTTCCTCACCGAGGCCGACTGGTGCGAGTTCGGCACGTCCGAGGACCTCTTTCGGGTGACCGTCGAGCGCGGCCACCGGGACGGCTCGATCGACCCCGAGCTGCCGGTGAGCTGGCTGGAGAGCGTCCTGTGGTCGCAGCTCTACGCGGCCTGGAGCTACGCGGCGGAAAGCGGCGAGTCCCGCCACCAGGTGCTACGCCTGACCGTGCGCACCCTCGCCGGGGCGATCGCGCCGCGGGAGGCGTGA
- a CDS encoding DHA2 family efflux MFS transporter permease subunit yields MTSQAAAAPDKLDGTVLKIAGVVVLGAIMSILDITVVSVALPTFQSEFGATYAEVAWTMTGYTLALATVIPLSGWAADRFGTKRLYMLAILLFTLGSVLCATADSIGQLIAYRVLQGLGGGMLMPLGMTIMTRAAGPARIGRLMAVLGIPMLLGPIGGPILGGWLIDSASWHWIFLINLPIGVIALVYAFFALPKDAAEPSESFDFIGMLMLSPGLALFLYGVSSLPETGTITATKVWTTMLAGAILVITFVLYSFRPRHPLLDLRLFRNRSLTVASVSLFVFIIAFMGAGLLFPSYFLQVRGESTLHAGLLMAPQGIGAMLTMPIAGTLADKIPVGRTVPFAMALIAAGFFTFTQVGTDTSYLLLCGSLFVMGLGMGGTMMPIMTSALRTLTPQDTARGSTLVNILQQIGSSVGAATMSVILTSQLNGSPVIPGLTDPQTGEPVTEAGAAIANNHGAGIPLPPEVFARGLAFVADSFATTFWVGFVLVLLTFIPIAFLPRKREVSRQGGAATELGGDKPAPAATMVH; encoded by the coding sequence GTGACCAGTCAAGCCGCCGCGGCACCCGACAAGCTCGACGGGACCGTCCTCAAGATTGCCGGCGTCGTCGTGCTCGGCGCGATCATGTCGATCCTTGACATCACGGTCGTGAGCGTGGCGCTGCCGACGTTCCAGAGCGAGTTCGGCGCGACGTACGCCGAGGTCGCCTGGACCATGACCGGCTACACGCTCGCGCTGGCCACGGTGATCCCGCTCAGCGGCTGGGCGGCCGACCGGTTCGGCACCAAGCGGCTGTACATGCTGGCGATCCTGCTCTTCACGCTCGGCTCCGTGCTCTGCGCCACCGCCGACTCGATCGGGCAGCTGATCGCGTACCGGGTCCTGCAGGGCCTCGGCGGCGGCATGCTGATGCCGCTCGGCATGACGATCATGACGCGCGCGGCCGGGCCGGCGCGGATCGGCCGGCTGATGGCCGTCCTGGGCATCCCGATGCTGCTCGGCCCGATCGGCGGCCCCATCCTGGGCGGCTGGCTGATCGACTCGGCGAGCTGGCACTGGATCTTCCTGATCAACCTCCCGATCGGCGTGATCGCCCTCGTGTACGCGTTCTTCGCCCTCCCGAAGGACGCCGCCGAGCCGTCCGAGTCGTTCGACTTCATCGGCATGCTGATGCTGTCGCCCGGCCTCGCCCTCTTCCTGTACGGCGTCTCGTCCCTGCCCGAGACCGGCACGATCACCGCCACGAAGGTCTGGACCACGATGCTGGCCGGCGCCATCCTGGTGATCACCTTCGTGCTCTACTCGTTCCGGCCGCGCCACCCGCTGCTCGACCTGCGCCTGTTCCGCAACCGCAGCCTGACGGTCGCGTCGGTCTCCCTGTTCGTGTTCATCATCGCGTTCATGGGCGCCGGCCTGCTGTTCCCGAGCTACTTCCTGCAGGTGCGCGGCGAGTCCACGCTCCACGCCGGCCTGCTGATGGCGCCGCAGGGCATCGGCGCGATGCTCACGATGCCGATCGCGGGCACGCTGGCCGACAAGATCCCGGTCGGCCGCACGGTGCCGTTCGCGATGGCGCTGATCGCCGCCGGCTTCTTCACGTTCACCCAGGTCGGCACCGACACGTCGTACCTGCTGCTGTGCGGCTCGCTGTTCGTCATGGGCCTCGGCATGGGCGGCACGATGATGCCGATCATGACCTCGGCGCTGCGCACGCTGACCCCGCAGGACACCGCCCGCGGCTCCACCCTGGTCAACATCCTCCAGCAGATCGGCAGCTCCGTCGGCGCCGCCACCATGTCGGTGATCCTCACCAGCCAGCTGAACGGCTCGCCCGTGATCCCCGGCCTGACCGACCCGCAGACCGGCGAGCCGGTCACCGAGGCCGGCGCCGCCATCGCCAACAACCACGGCGCCGGCATCCCGCTGCCCCCGGAGGTCTTCGCGCGCGGCCTGGCCTTCGTGGCCGACTCGTTCGCCACGACCTTCTGGGTCGGCTTCGTGCTGGTGCTGCTGACCTTCATCCCGATCGCGTTCCTCCCGCGCAAGCGCGAGGTCTCGCGCCAGGGTGGCGCCGCCACCGAGCTCGGCGGCGACAAGCCGGCACCCGCGGCCACGATGGTCCACTGA
- a CDS encoding maleylpyruvate isomerase N-terminal domain-containing protein: MTGTRDDFIATARAVAPLFRDPAVAAAWDGPSALAEFSVGGLAGHLAYQVLALPGVLAAPEPTEPVISLAEHYGRVAWIGADLDAEINVRIRQGGDAIGAEGAHALAERYDAAVDDLAAGLPAAAPDRNARISLWGPWSMRLDDLLVTRMMELAVHADDLAVSVGVETPPFPPTAVETVVDLLSRLAVRRHGPTAVLRALSRAERAPDTITAF; the protein is encoded by the coding sequence ATGACAGGTACCCGGGACGACTTCATCGCCACCGCCCGCGCGGTCGCGCCGCTCTTCCGCGACCCGGCGGTGGCCGCCGCGTGGGACGGGCCGAGCGCGCTCGCCGAGTTCAGCGTCGGCGGCCTGGCCGGACATCTCGCGTACCAGGTGCTGGCCCTGCCCGGCGTGCTGGCCGCGCCCGAGCCGACCGAGCCGGTGATCAGCCTGGCGGAGCACTACGGCCGGGTGGCCTGGATCGGCGCCGACCTGGACGCCGAGATCAACGTGCGCATCCGGCAGGGCGGCGACGCGATCGGCGCGGAGGGGGCGCACGCGCTCGCGGAGCGGTACGACGCGGCCGTCGACGACCTCGCCGCCGGCCTGCCCGCCGCCGCACCCGACCGCAACGCCCGCATCTCGCTGTGGGGACCGTGGTCGATGCGCCTTGACGACCTGCTGGTGACCCGCATGATGGAGCTCGCCGTGCACGCGGACGACCTGGCGGTCAGCGTGGGCGTCGAGACCCCGCCGTTCCCGCCGACCGCGGTCGAGACCGTGGTCGACCTGCTGTCCCGCCTGGCCGTCCGCCGGCACGGTCCGACCGCCGTGCTGCGCGCGCTCAGCCGCGCCGAACGCGCCCCCGACACCATCACGGCGTTCTGA
- a CDS encoding response regulator, giving the protein MTTVRVLLADDQELVRAGFTMILESREDIEVVGEAADGQEAVELAATTDPDVVLMDVRMPRLDGIEATRRIVESGSRARVVMLTTFDLDEPVFAALRAGASGFLLKDIRPAELADAVRVVARGEALLAPTVTRRLLDRFAAGLPAGPSQSARLDVLTAREVEVLTLVARALTNAEIGERLFLTQATVKTHVSAILTKLGLRDRVQAAVFAYETGLVRPGTAPA; this is encoded by the coding sequence ATGACCACGGTCCGGGTGCTGCTCGCCGACGACCAGGAGCTGGTACGGGCCGGGTTCACGATGATCCTGGAGTCCCGCGAGGACATCGAGGTCGTCGGCGAGGCGGCCGACGGGCAGGAGGCGGTCGAGTTGGCCGCCACCACCGACCCGGACGTCGTGCTGATGGACGTGCGCATGCCCCGCCTCGACGGCATCGAGGCGACCCGGCGGATCGTCGAGTCCGGCAGCCGCGCGCGGGTGGTGATGCTGACCACGTTCGACCTGGACGAGCCGGTCTTCGCGGCGCTGCGGGCCGGGGCGAGCGGCTTCCTGCTCAAGGACATCCGGCCGGCTGAGCTGGCCGACGCCGTACGCGTGGTGGCCCGCGGCGAGGCGCTGCTCGCGCCTACGGTCACCCGCCGCCTGCTGGACCGCTTCGCCGCCGGGCTGCCGGCCGGGCCGTCCCAGTCCGCGCGGCTCGACGTGCTGACCGCCCGTGAGGTGGAGGTGCTGACGCTGGTGGCCCGCGCGCTGACCAACGCCGAGATTGGCGAGCGCCTCTTTCTCACCCAGGCCACCGTGAAGACCCACGTCTCCGCGATCCTCACGAAGCTCGGCCTGCGCGACCGCGTGCAGGCGGCGGTGTTCGCGTACGAGACGGGACTCGTCCGCCCGGGTACGGCGCCCGCCTAG
- a CDS encoding sensor histidine kinase, translating into MNAIRCRPALFDGILGAVLAAGLATWVLTAPDGPGSTAAAVAVACAVAQGASLSLMRRHIGLAIAVALLAGAGFEAAAPDFGWLGLIAAPLTYVSRLRPPRESAWLLGALVALTPIELVTGGWQNFVIALFATLLGWSWGELARIRAARRAEERRRIVADERARLARELHDVVAHTVSLMVVQAGAAADVFDARPEKARAALDTIQEHGRAALAELRAMLETMRAGEPDPRGPQPGLDQVDALASALGSAGLAVAVNRDGAARDVPANVSLSAYRIVQESLTNTLRHARATRADVDLRWTDGALLVEVTDDGSAAPAGGGGAGLIGMRERARLVGGTLEAGPLPAGGFRVSARLPLEVR; encoded by the coding sequence ATGAACGCAATCCGCTGCCGGCCAGCCCTCTTCGACGGGATCCTCGGCGCCGTGCTCGCCGCCGGCCTCGCCACGTGGGTGCTGACCGCCCCCGACGGGCCTGGAAGCACGGCCGCGGCTGTTGCCGTCGCCTGTGCCGTCGCTCAGGGCGCGTCGCTGTCCCTCATGCGCCGCCACATCGGGCTGGCGATCGCGGTGGCGTTGCTGGCCGGCGCCGGGTTCGAGGCAGCCGCACCCGACTTCGGCTGGCTGGGGCTGATCGCCGCCCCGCTGACGTACGTGTCCCGCCTCCGCCCGCCCCGCGAGTCGGCCTGGCTGCTCGGCGCGCTCGTCGCGTTGACCCCGATCGAGCTGGTCACCGGCGGCTGGCAGAACTTCGTCATCGCGCTCTTCGCCACCCTGCTCGGCTGGAGCTGGGGCGAGCTGGCCCGGATCCGGGCGGCCCGGCGCGCCGAGGAGCGCCGCCGCATCGTCGCCGACGAGCGCGCCCGCCTCGCCCGCGAGCTGCACGACGTGGTCGCGCACACCGTGTCGCTGATGGTCGTGCAGGCCGGTGCCGCCGCCGACGTGTTCGACGCGCGCCCCGAGAAGGCGCGGGCCGCGCTCGACACGATCCAGGAGCACGGCCGCGCCGCACTCGCCGAGCTGCGCGCGATGCTGGAGACCATGCGCGCCGGCGAACCCGACCCGCGCGGCCCCCAGCCCGGCCTCGACCAGGTGGACGCGCTCGCCTCCGCGCTCGGCTCGGCCGGGCTCGCGGTCGCTGTCAACCGGGACGGTGCGGCGCGGGACGTACCGGCGAACGTGAGCCTCTCCGCGTACCGCATCGTGCAGGAGTCCCTCACCAACACCCTCCGCCACGCCCGTGCCACCCGCGCCGACGTCGACCTGCGCTGGACCGACGGCGCGCTGCTGGTCGAGGTCACGGACGACGGCAGCGCCGCCCCGGCGGGCGGCGGGGGAGCCGGCCTGATCGGGATGCGCGAGCGGGCCCGGCTCGTGGGCGGCACGCTGGAGGCGGGTCCGCTGCCGGCCGGCGGGTTCCGGGTGTCCGCGCGGCTGCCGCTGGAGGTGCGATGA